CTTTGAATCAAATAGCACTCCGAAAACCTAGTGTTTGAGGAGTGCTTTTTTTGTCTAAAAGTATAAAAAAAGACAGCGATTTCTCACCGTCTCTTCCCGCTACATTGTATAATGTAACTATGCAAAACAACCATTATTATTATAACGAGTTTTTCGAAATAGGGCAACTAAAATTCCACTTTGACCTATATCAGATAGGCCTTAAAGCTGACGATCCTGTCTATACCCTAATAAAAGTATTGGAGGAGCTTGATTATTCGAGTCTACTGGCTCGCTACTCACAAAAGGGAAGAAAAGGCTATAATCCTATCATGATGTTCTCAGTTATTCTCTACGCCAACATGCGTGGGGTAAGGGCTGTAGACCGAATTGTAGAGCTCTGCGAGAGAGACCTAGCCTTTATCTGGCTTACTAAGGGGCTAAAACCCAGAAGAGACGCCTTCTATGACTTCATAAATAATAAACTTACTGAGGAAG
The sequence above is drawn from the Synergistaceae bacterium genome and encodes:
- a CDS encoding transposase, which translates into the protein MQNNHYYYNEFFEIGQLKFHFDLYQIGLKADDPVYTLIKVLEELDYSSLLARYSQKGRKGYNPIMMFSVILYANMRGVRAVDRIVELCERDLAFIWLTKGLKPRRDAFYDFINNKLTEEVLEDLHYQFIRRLSKEGLIGLEALFVDGTKFEASAGRYTFVWRGSVNYH